The Agrobacterium vitis region CGGATGGCATGGGCGAAACGGGTAATGCTGTCGGCGATGAACAGGACATTGTCACCCTGGTCACGAAAATGCTCGGCAACGGTAATCGCGGTCAAAGGCGCCATCTTGCGCAGCATCGGGCTCTCGTCACTGGTTGCCACGATCGCCACGGTCTTGGCCATGTTGTCGCCCAGCGTATCCTCGATGAATTCGCGCACTTCGCGGCCACGTTCGCCAACCAGCGCAATCACCACCTTGTCAAAGGCGTCAGCCTTGGCGAGCATGGAGAGCAAGGTCGACTTGCCCACGCCGGAGCCGGCAAAAATCCCAAGGCGCTGGCCAAGGCAAAGCGGCGAGAAGATGTCGACCGCCTTCACGCCGGTGCGAAACCCGGTCTCGACGCGCTTGCGCCCCATGGACGAAGGCGCGGTATTGGCAATAGAGCGGCGCACCAGACCCGGCATGACCGGCCCCAGCCCATCAATCGGATCACCCAGCGCGTTGAGCGTGCGGCCACACCAGCTATCCTGGGCGGCGACCCGGAAGGCGCCCTTGCGGATGACCGTGTCGCCGATGGCAATCGGCTCGCCCGGCTCGATAGGGCAGACATAGGCGAGATCAGGCTCGACCCGCACCACTTCGCCCAGGTGAATGCCGGTTGGACTGCGATGGGCAACAAAATCGCCCAGATGCAAATGGCGCGACAGACCCGTAACCGTGTAATGGCCAGCGGCAATGGTGCGGACATGTCCGCCATGGGCGACGGAATAATCCGACGTGGCATACCGCTTGGCAATGGCTGCCATGGCATCCAGCTGTGTATTCCTGTCGATCCGGGGGGTGAATTCAACGGTCATGGGAAGACGATCCAGTCAGCGGTCATTTGCTGCCGCCCAGCGTCTTGATCGTTTCGCTCATGCTGTTTTCAGTCTGGCTCATCGATGCCGAAATGCTTTCGAAAGCGCGGCTGACCTGGATAAGTTGCGTCATCTGGCTGATGCCATTGACGTTGGATTGCTCGACGTAACCCTGCATGACGCCGATTGTCGCATCGTCGACGACGGCCTGCGGCCGGTCGGTGGTGATAACGCCACTATTTTCGGTGCGCAGATAGCCCTTGGAAATATCCGCCGTGAACAGGCCGATCTGGCTGATCTGGCGGCCGTTCTGGTTGATCGTGCCATCGGAGCCGACATGCGGCTCACCGCCATTGGGATCGAGCTGAATAGGTCCGCCACCGGCATCCAGAACCGGATAGCCGCGCACCGAGACCAACTGACCGGTGGATGTCATGGTAAAACGACCGTCCCGGGTCAAGGTCGGGCCGGCCGGCGTATCAATGCTGAACCAGGCATCACCTTTGACGGCAAAATCCAGGCTACCGCCGGTTTGCAGCATTTCGCCGGACTGGGTATTGAGATAGTCGTTGCCTTGAGAAACAAATGCGACCTTGGCATTCTGATCGTTGCCGGTCCGGCTGACGATTTCGTCGAATTTCACCTCGGTGCCGCGAAAGCCGACCGTATTCACATTCGCCATATTGTCGGCGATGGTGGTGAGACGTTTGTCGAGCGCCCGTTGCGACGACAGGGATACATACATGCCGGATTGCATTAAGAGTTACCTCCAAGCCTTGCGTTCGTAACCAAGACCAGCAGGCCTGACGTCCACCGCCATTGTTCCGTCATGCAGGATCATTCTGCTTCGGGGTACAGCGTGTTTTTTGCGGTCCGTCACGGTTGCTCGCCTTCCATCATGGAACGTGGTTTACCGTTCATTGACCCTATTCATGCGCGCAAATGCTTGCGCGAAACTGTCTGGATGCAAACCCGTCCGCAATACGTAAACTCGCCTCAGACAAGCATGATTGGCAGGGATCAAATCCGGTGATGGCGGCGGGGTCCTGATAGGCAACCAGGATCATCTTTCTCATGCCCATCAGCCTCACGCCCATCAGCCTCACGCAAGGCAGGCTGCCTATCGGTTGAAGTGAAGAGAAACGTGCGGATGCAGGCGCAATATGAATATTATCATCGGATTCGTTATTACCGTGGGCTGTATCCTTGGCGGCTTCATGGCCATGGGCGGCCATCTGAACGTGCTGATACAGCCTTTCGAATTAATGATCATCGGCGGCGCCGGTCTGGGTGGCTTTGTGATGGCCAACCCGATGAAGATCGTCAAGGATTCCGGCAAGGCGCTGGGTGAAGCGTTCAAACACGCCGTCCCCAAGGAGCGCGCCTATCTGGATGTGCTCGGTGTTCTCTACTCGCTGATGCGCGATCTGCGCACCAAGTCGCGCAACGAAATTGAAGCTCATATCGATAATCCTGAAGAATCCTCGATCTTCCAGACCGCGCCCAATCTTCTGAAAAACAAGGAACTCACGTCCTTCATCTGCGACTATGTTCGCCTGATCATCATCGGCAATGCCCGCAGCCATGAGATCGAGGCCTTGATGGACGAGGAAATCAACACCATCCTGCACGATAAGATGAAACCCTACCACGCCATCACCGCGATGGGAGACAGCTTTCCGGCCATCGGTATCGTCGCGGCGGTTCTCGGGGTTATCAAGGCCATGGGCAAGATCAACGAGTCGCCCGAAGTTCTTGGCGGCCTGATCGGCGCTGCCCTGGTGGGGACCATGTTGGGTATCTTCTTGTCCTACTCGGTCTGCAACCCGCTGACCTCGCAAATCAAGATCGTCCGCACC contains the following coding sequences:
- the fliI gene encoding flagellar protein export ATPase FliI encodes the protein MAAIAKRYATSDYSVAHGGHVRTIAAGHYTVTGLSRHLHLGDFVAHRSPTGIHLGEVVRVEPDLAYVCPIEPGEPIAIGDTVIRKGAFRVAAQDSWCGRTLNALGDPIDGLGPVMPGLVRRSIANTAPSSMGRKRVETGFRTGVKAVDIFSPLCLGQRLGIFAGSGVGKSTLLSMLAKADAFDKVVIALVGERGREVREFIEDTLGDNMAKTVAIVATSDESPMLRKMAPLTAITVAEHFRDQGDNVLFIADSITRFAHAIREVATAAGEPPIARGFPASVFTELPKLLERAGPGEEGTGTITAIISILVDGDNHNDPIADCTRGILDGHIVLDRSLAEEGRYPPINPLASISRLARKAWTPDQEKLVSRLKTLIHRFEETRDLRLIGGYRAGSDPDLDMAIKQVPILYEVLKQTPSDRAVVDAYADLAHALKAANNSGNSNARSRT
- the motA gene encoding flagellar motor stator protein MotA, whose translation is MNIIIGFVITVGCILGGFMAMGGHLNVLIQPFELMIIGGAGLGGFVMANPMKIVKDSGKALGEAFKHAVPKERAYLDVLGVLYSLMRDLRTKSRNEIEAHIDNPEESSIFQTAPNLLKNKELTSFICDYVRLIIIGNARSHEIEALMDEEINTILHDKMKPYHAITAMGDSFPAIGIVAAVLGVIKAMGKINESPEVLGGLIGAALVGTMLGIFLSYSVCNPLTSQIKIVRTKQHRLYIIVKQTLLAYMNGSVPQVALEYGRKTISSYERPSIDAVEQEMMNPGGGNEKAA
- the flgF gene encoding flagellar basal-body rod protein FlgF — protein: MQSGMYVSLSSQRALDKRLTTIADNMANVNTVGFRGTEVKFDEIVSRTGNDQNAKVAFVSQGNDYLNTQSGEMLQTGGSLDFAVKGDAWFSIDTPAGPTLTRDGRFTMTSTGQLVSVRGYPVLDAGGGPIQLDPNGGEPHVGSDGTINQNGRQISQIGLFTADISKGYLRTENSGVITTDRPQAVVDDATIGVMQGYVEQSNVNGISQMTQLIQVSRAFESISASMSQTENSMSETIKTLGGSK